The genomic stretch GAGAACGATATTTTGACCCATTACATCAAAAATAGGCTGTACCTTTTCAAAGACTTCTAATTCGCCACCAACCATAATTGATAGCTTTCCTTCCTTGGCACCAACGTCTCCCCCTGATACAGGCGCATCAAGAGCGTAGAGCTGCTTGGACAAAGCATACTGATAGATTTCTTCGGCTAGCGCTGGGCTTGAGGTTGTCATATCAATTAATATAGAATGCGCTCGTGCATGTTCAAGCAACCCATTCTCACCTATGTATACCTCTTCCACATCTTTCGGGTAACCGACCATCGTGATGATTACGTCAGCATTCGCTGCCACATCCTTCACTTCGTCGTACCATTCTGCCCCTTCTTGAATGAGGGCTTCAGCCTTCCTTTTTGTTCGTGTTGAGATAAGCGTTCGGTACCCTGCCTTGATCAAGTTTCGAACCATGCTTTCTCCCATAACGCCGATTCCAATAAACCCGAGTACTGGCTTTTTCTCCATCGTAAATCGCCTCTCTTCCCAGAATTTCCTTTTCTAACACTTGTCTTCATCGTACACTAAAGGAGAGGTGAATTCCTAATGAAAACAAGTAGTTTTGCCGGTATATTTATATGGATTGCGTTCGTTGTAACAAAATTGATCACAACCCCGATCGATACGCTTCAATATGTGATGATTTTATTAATGTTCGCCTATCTGGTACTCGTTCCGCTAACGCTGAATCTCGTACAGCAAAAAAAGAATGTTTTCTACCATTATGCCACCCGTTTGCAACTTGTTTCAGCTGTACTAGCGGGCATCTCTTTCTTTCTTGAACAAGGAATGTTAGCTGTTCTGCTAGCCGTTCCATGGTTACTGACAACCATTTTAATCGCGCTTTATGGATTCACGCGCCTCCTGCAAACATGGAAAAAAAGCACGATTTTTGATGTATTAATCCAACTTGGATTGATGTACATTAGCATCGGAGGACTCTGGCTTATTTTGCATCGATCAGGTGTACAAATTCTTCATTTTAGCGATGTTATCGTATTGCTTACATCCATTCATTTTCACTATGCGGCATTTATCACACCGATCACGATGGCGTTCATTGGAAAACGTCTGCTTGCAAAAGCTCCTCTCTTAAAATCCTGGTTTAAACTGATCGCCATCCTTGTCTTATTTGGCCCACCGTTTATCGCAGCAGGAATTACGCTTTCAGATTCATTACCTGTTCTTGAGTTTATTTCAGTCGTTGAATTTGTTACGCCGCTGATCGTCTTTTCAATCCTTTGCCTCGTCTACTTAGTGCCAACACTTGAGTATTCGGTGCAAATGCTGTTGTCAATTTCATTCGCTTCTCTCCTGTTTTCAATGAGCTCCGCGATGATCTATGGATTTGCTCATATTAATGAAACGGTGATTCTCGGTATTCCTTTAATGGTCTTTTTTCATGGATTCGTAAATACATTCGGCTTTTCACTCTTTGGACTACTTGGCGTAACAGTGATGCAGGAGACGAAACAAATCAAAAAAACCAGCCTCTCAATGTAAAATGTGAGAAGCTGGTTTTTCGCCTATTTTATATTTTTTAAGGCGCCTGCAACCTTTGCAACGCGTGCACCAAGGCGGGAAGCCATCGTTAATTCAGCTTCAACTGGCGTTCTCGATCCATCGCCACCCGCAAGAGTTGAAGCGGCATAAGGAGAGCCTCCAATTCCATCTGTTGTTAGCTGCTCAGGATTCTCGCCATATGGCAGCCCAACATAGATCAAACCAAAGTGCATAAGCGGAACAAACGTTGTGAGTGCTGTCGTTTCTTGTCCCCCATGAATCGAAGCGGTACTTGTAACAACCGCGGTCGCTTTCCCTTCTAATTCACCATTCATCCAAAGCGATCCCGCTGAATCAAGGTATTGTTTCATTTGAGCAGGCATGGAACCATAGCGAGTTGGCACTCCCCAGATAATCCCGTCAGCCCAGCGTAAAT from Bacillus sp. Cs-700 encodes the following:
- a CDS encoding NAD(P)-dependent oxidoreductase — protein: MEKKPVLGFIGIGVMGESMVRNLIKAGYRTLISTRTKRKAEALIQEGAEWYDEVKDVAANADVIITMVGYPKDVEEVYIGENGLLEHARAHSILIDMTTSSPALAEEIYQYALSKQLYALDAPVSGGDVGAKEGKLSIMVGGELEVFEKVQPIFDVMGQNIVLQGPAGAGQHTKMCNQIAIASNMIGVSEAIVYAEKAGLNPTTVLESIEFGAAGSWSLSNLAPRMISNRFEPGFYVKHFIKDMTIALESAKQMGMLTPGLELSKKLYEDLAERGEEDSGTQALVKLFRDTN
- a CDS encoding YndJ family protein; protein product: MKTSSFAGIFIWIAFVVTKLITTPIDTLQYVMILLMFAYLVLVPLTLNLVQQKKNVFYHYATRLQLVSAVLAGISFFLEQGMLAVLLAVPWLLTTILIALYGFTRLLQTWKKSTIFDVLIQLGLMYISIGGLWLILHRSGVQILHFSDVIVLLTSIHFHYAAFITPITMAFIGKRLLAKAPLLKSWFKLIAILVLFGPPFIAAGITLSDSLPVLEFISVVEFVTPLIVFSILCLVYLVPTLEYSVQMLLSISFASLLFSMSSAMIYGFAHINETVILGIPLMVFFHGFVNTFGFSLFGLLGVTVMQETKQIKKTSLSM
- the wrbA gene encoding NAD(P)H:quinone oxidoreductase — its product is MSTKILIPYYSAYGHIYEMVQSVAEGAKGAGDVEVKIVKIPEFDVVKQAMSDQPPYVEAQEAQNSIPEATLDDLRWADGIIWGVPTRYGSMPAQMKQYLDSAGSLWMNGELEGKATAVVTSTASIHGGQETTALTTFVPLMHFGLIYVGLPYGENPEQLTTDGIGGSPYAASTLAGGDGSRTPVEAELTMASRLGARVAKVAGALKNIK